Genomic window (Deltaproteobacteria bacterium):
CGCTTCGACGGGAATGAGTGCCGTAATAAAACCGACGAGACCGAGGAAGCAGATGACTGTTATGACAGCGCCGTTCAGCACCGAATAACCCACCCCTGCCCCCATTCGCTTCCAGCCGGGATGACCGATGTAGATGGTTGTTGGAAAGGTGCTGCCAAAAATAGAAGCGGCAATAGTCCCTATGCCGTTGGCAGCCAGCGAACTTTTGACTTCATATTTATCGCCTGCCGCCTCTGCACTTTCAAGGTTTTGCAGAGAACCGAGGAGGTTGAAAAGTCCCATGGGAACTATAACGGGCAGATAAGCAATAACATATTTTGAGGTAAGGGCACCAAGCAGGTCTGAAAGATAGGGAATGGGCGGCTGCAAAGAGATAGCAGCGGCATCGGAAAGGGCAGCGCCATCCATCCTCCCCATTATCCAGGCGAGTAGCGTCCCGATGATGACGGCCACAAAGCCCGCCGGAATATTGGCGGGGAGATAAACCCTTCCAATGTATGAAATGAAAATAAAAGCCAGCGGAATAAGACCCACCAGTGGGTCGGCAAAGATGCGGAAGCAGAAATCCATGGAAATGAAGGTGATGGCAATTCCCGCAAGGGTCGTAAGGAGCGCAGCCCTGGGTGTGACACGTTTAACCCAGCCGACGATAAATGCTCCTCCCAGCTCGATGACACCTGAACCGAAACAGGCGGCAAGCCCTACCCTCCAGGCCAGTTCGGCGTCTTTCGTCTGGGCCATAACAGGGGCCATGACGAAGAGAATGTAGGCAAAGAGGGATACCGTATTAACACCGTAAGGAAGAGCCGTCACCTCCCCCTGCCCTGTTCTTTCCGCAAGCCTTTTAGCTTGCCATGCATAAAAGAGATTACCAATAAGAAGGCTTACTGCCACACCGGGCAGGATACGCCCAACAACTAATTCATCGGGAAGGCCAACAACAAAACGGCAAAGAACAACGATAAGAATAAGCTGAATAATGTTATCGATAAAAAGTCCGA
Coding sequences:
- a CDS encoding NCS2 family permease, translated to MSDNTFKWWRSGDLDGFFGLFIDNIIQLILIVVLCRFVVGLPDELVVGRILPGVAVSLLIGNLFYAWQAKRLAERTGQGEVTALPYGVNTVSLFAYILFVMAPVMAQTKDAELAWRVGLAACFGSGVIELGGAFIVGWVKRVTPRAALLTTLAGIAITFISMDFCFRIFADPLVGLIPLAFIFISYIGRVYLPANIPAGFVAVIIGTLLAWIMGRMDGAALSDAAAISLQPPIPYLSDLLGALTSKYVIAYLPVIVPMGLFNLLGSLQNLESAEAAGDKYEVKSSLAANGIGTIAASIFGSTFPTTIYIGHPGWKRMGAGVGYSVLNGAVITVICFLGLVGFITALIPVEA